Proteins encoded by one window of Lathyrus oleraceus cultivar Zhongwan6 chromosome 1, CAAS_Psat_ZW6_1.0, whole genome shotgun sequence:
- the LOC127086562 gene encoding uncharacterized protein LOC127086562 translates to MARPIESVMDINDSKDLWKIVVRCRHFWTVRSSSSKEHLELILVASKLDMIQAIVPSHLVSKYVGDLAVGASYIMQNFKVSNNDFSFKSTTHGYKLVFCGSTYVKKTELPEIPIDYFNILGLSSIADGKFQPNVLNHGEDVNIVVLLQNARIKVAQGFPLNVSNAWSGTKLIINDISNVEIKKLKDSLNAELPKLSSSSLQVETTQTSQYSDFDKFIWKAEVISLAEIAMLKQETTCVTIAKLEKFEVGNSGWYYDGCAECTKSVVVKDGKLKCYANHISSEPVPRYKLEVLGVDGKFKSRFVFWDSDCFKLIGKSALQMKNELVEAGEDNPLEFPFGLDAMLKKELAIRVVFQPKFNRLSVISFKDDEDSRKKVKDTFKSHEVCINILLANVSISLICILILI, encoded by the exons ATGGCGCGACCGATTGAATCCGTGATGGACATTAACGATTCTAAAGATTTGTGGAAGATTGTTGTTCGTTGTAGACATTTCTGGACTGTGAGAAGTTCGTCAAGCAAAGAACACCTTGAACTAATTTTGGTTGCTTCTAAG CTGGATATGATACAAGCAATTGTACCATCCCATCTGGTGTCGAAATATGTGGGCGATCTTGCCGTAGGAGCTTCATATATCATGCAGAACTTTAAAGTCTCAAACAACGATTTCTCCTTTAAGTCTACTACTCATGGATACAAGTTGGTATTTTGTGGTTCAACTTATGTTAAAAAAACGGAGCTCCCGGAGATTCCTATAGATTATTTCAACATTCTTGGTTTGTCGTCCATTGCTGATGGAAAATTCCAGCCTAATGTATTG AACCATGGGGAAGATGTGAACATTGTTGTTCTATTACAAAATGCAAGGATAAAGGTTGCGCAAG GTTTTCCTTTAAATGTATCCAATGCTTGGAGTGGCACAAAGCTGATCATTAATGATATTAGTAATGTTGAAATTAAGAAGCTGAAGGATAG CCTAAATGCTGAACTGCCAAAGCTTTCTTCATCAAGTTTGCAAGTTGAAACAACTCAAACCTCACAGTATTCCGATTTTGATAAATTTATATGGAAGGCCGAAGTCATTAGTTTGGCTGAGATCGCGATGCTTAAACAA GAAACAACATGTGTCACCATAGCGAAGTTGGAGAAGTTTGAAGTTGGTAATTCCGGTTGGTATTACGATGGTTGTGCCGAATGTACCAAGAGCGTCGTTGTAAAAGATGGCAAACTTAAGTGCTATGCAAATCACATAAGTTCTGAACCCGTGCCAAG GTACAAGCTTGAAGTGTTGGGAGTTGATGGTAAATTCAAGTCCCGTTTCGTCTTTTGGGATAGTGACTGTTTCAAGTTAATTGGAAAATCTGCTCTACAGATGAAAAATGAATTAGTGGAG GCCGGTGAAGACAATCCGTTAGAATTCCCTTTTGGTCTTGATGCTATGTTGAAGAAGGAGTTGGCAATTAGAGTTGTTTTTCAACCGAAATTTAATCGTCTTTCGGTTATTAGCTTTAAAGACGATGAAGATTCACGTAAGAAAGTTAAGGACACCTTCAAGTCTCATGAGGTATGTATTAACATATTATTGGCAAATGTTTCAATCTCATTGATTTGTATCTTAATTCTGATTTGA